The stretch of DNA gaggcgaagacatgcacgccggcgaatcttacccagcttcggggctctccggggagataatgcccctactgctactctgcggggtctccgcatgatcactatggtcaagtgtttacacgattgctccttgagctgtgtatgtggtaggagagggcaaggctaactctctccctctatctggtgaggtatagaactactgggatccaaccctttgcatgggtgccctggggggtttatataggcctaccccccaggggtacaatgctaatgtgactgggcgcgggcccagccgtcagtgtctccgacctccgacttctccgccgactgctggggcccgccgactacttgggcccgccgactggtgggccccgccgactggtctggtacggagccgacaggccacgtccgccgcgggcgggtcttgccggctgctgattactgtagtcgtgctcctgatgatgcaagcttggtcaGGGGGtcctggcaacagccccgccgcttggcgggcgatcactatggccacacaccatctcttcttgattaatggcgtgtgggcccgggggagggctcggccgactcccccaggCCGACTCCCGTTGGGTCCGACTAGCGGTgcccccgccgtctcccgaggtctcgctggctggtgggccctgctgcctccaggccgtacagacaagccgtcatgggcGCAGGACTAGGTAcaatggtgctgatgtcagggccggctgggcaacagtgccacgtcgcGGGGAGATCTACCCAagtacggcgcactgtagccatgcctgtccttggtaaggggcggggagtgggctttattgtagccacgcccctgccccgtccctctcgatgaggtcacggtttgttggagtcgccggccgactccccaaagccggcttctctggaagtcgtccttgggactcggctgtgagcgggcagtcggccgccttgccgtagacttcccaggaggcggctcttcgtcctgtggtcttgaggggcacagcctgccccgatgtcttgaaaggtcatggggctcgggttggcctacctgtggcccattactccgacatccgtcgactgaggaacacctctaACAGATCGAAACCCGTCACTCCACCTCGAATTAGCTCGACTACATCTTCTACCAAGACTCCCACTTCAGCATTCTCCTCCTTAGCCACAGTTAGCGAGCGGTTAGCGTTGATCCTTGCAGACGTGAAAGGGGGAAGGCCAGTCGACGAACCATAAGATGGAACGTCATTGAAGTAAAATCAGGTTGCCTGCCAACCTCTAGCAGACTCGAGAAAGGTCATTGAGGGGAACGCACTCCTGCCTCTCATCTGGATACCTAGACCACCACACAACTGGGTCACAtgggtcctctcatcactcggatctGCTTTCTTGGCCGACTGAGAATGACACGTGAAGATATGCTTGAACAATCCCTAGTGGGGatgacaacccaagaaattttcgCACATGGAAATGAAGGCAGCAAGATATGATATGGCATTTGGGGGAAGCTGATGAAGTTGAGCGCCGAAGAAATTTAGAAACCCTCAAAAAATGGATGGGGGCAGGGAGAAACCTCTCTCCACGTGGGTGAGGAGGAGGACCTGCTATCCGGGGCGCGGCGCAGGGTCGATCTCCCCTTCCTCCAGCAATCTCCAAGACCCTGGGACCAGCAGGCTGTCGGCGGCGAGCCTGTCAAGGTCCTCTGTCGTGGCCGTCGATGGCAGCCAGTTgccctggatccaacccggcggcggcgcggcccgaGAGCTAGACGCCTTCTTTCCCTTGGCCGCCTTCTTGGCGCACTCCAGCtttgccgtcttgtccttcaccatctcCGCGGTGGTCATCAGCGTCGACTGGAGCCGCGTGGGGCAGAGGCGGAAGAGGTGGAGAGACGAGCGGAAGGGGGGATGGAGGAGAAGCACTGTTACGCCCCTCGGCCTCATTGCCTCTTATAATAACATGCCTGAGTCACTGACCCCTGGGCCCGTGAGATCCCAGCGCATCCCACAAACGGAGACCGCGCGATACATGGCGATAAAGCGGGAGCGAAAATCGAGGAGTCTCGCCCCACTTACCGCGTTGTTGCCGATTCGCACGCTTCTccaaaatttcgaatcccgtgaaatccgggacaaggcagaacaattGACTGCGTCGAAGATTTCCTTGTTCATTCGGGTCCGACCCGATGCTCGATGACCCGTCATTCGTTTCACTCGGTCGCACAATGAgcctgaatcgatcaaggcgattgGCAAGGAATTGAAGTAGCGCGGGTATCTGCAGAGCTCTAAAGTACCTCCGAGGCATTGAGTCTAGTCAGGTTCCGCTCCAATCTTATTTCACTCGAAccccgatccattcgggggctaatgacgaggacatgtatcTGGGGTAGGGTCCTAGGCCTGACCTACATACCCTACCCAAAGACACCACATATAAGAATCCAATGCCCACAAAGCTAGGAAGGGGTCACCGACTGGAATACCTGCAACTTACAAGTCACTCGGACGCATGATTCACTCGGAGGCCTCACCATCACTCGACCATCTCTACCCACTCGGAGTACCAAGCGTCACTCGACCACAGAAGACCTAGGGTCACCCTGAGACCGCAACGGTGAGACGATCAGTTCATCGCCTTAAAGAACATATAATGCTAACGTTACATGTAACGCCCACAACCTTTAACCTCGCCATTGAACCCTTGAGTAACGGGGCATTCATGAGGGGCCAGCGAACTCTATATAAGTCGCCCCTCCGcctgcacaagggttcgcacctcttgtAACACAACACTCTAGATAAACAAGCTCTCGCAACACCGAGACATAGGGTTTTTACCtcttccgagaggggcctgaactcgtaagtcCGAGTGTACCAACCAAGCCGTAGCTAGACTCTGCTCTCCTATACGTACCCCTATACTCTACTGTCAAATATGTTCCCACGACACtcggcgacccaaacggacaaaataaGGACAAAATCAGCGTTAGTTTGAGTTACCGCGTTGGCAttgctcttagagcatctccaatagatgatgtaaatgcAAAAATAACTAATTTTTGCATATTCGAGGCCCAAAAATCCACCTCCAACAAATGATGTAGATGCAAAAAAAATTACATCACTTGGTCCAGgagatgtaaaatacaacacctgGAGATGCAAAGGCGGTCGCACGCCAACCGCAACCCGCCCTTCATTTCCTTTCCCTTCTTCCTCCCTCCGCCCGCCACACAGTCGCCGCCGCCCCGATTCGCTCACAGCACTTCTATTGCGCCAGTCCGTACTAGATCTGGCCGTCAACCACCCCTCTACCGCTACTCCGCCGCTCATTTGCCATCGCTCCGCCTCGAATCGCCGCCCCGATTCGCACCGCCGCCGCCCTGAttcgccacccccgccgccccaCCGCTCCTTGGTCGCTGCCCTCACGCACAGCCGCCACTGCCCCGACGCTCGACCACCACCGCTGCATCACGNNNNNNNNNNNNNNNNNNNNNNNNNNNNNNNNNNNNNNNNNNNNNNNNNNNNNNNNNNNNNNNNNNNNNNNNNNNNNNNNNNNNNNNNNNNNNNNNNNNNNNNNNNNNNNNNNNNNNNNNNNNNNNNNNNNNNNNNNNNNNNNNNNNNNNNNNNNNNNNNNNNNNNNNNNNNNNNNNNNNNNNNNNNNNNNNNNNNNNNNNNNNNNNNNNNNNNNNNNNNNNNNNNNNNNNNNNNNNNNNNNNNNNNNNNNNNNNNNNNNNNNNNNNNNNNNNNNNNNNNNNNNNNNNNNNNNNNNNNNNNNNNNNNNNNNNNNNNNNNNNNNNNNNNNNNNNNNNNNNNNNNNNNNNNNNNNNNNNNNNNNNNNNNNNNNNNNNNNNNNNNNNNNNNNNNNNNNNNNNNNNNNNNNNNNNNNNNNNNNNNNNNNNNNNNNNNNNNNNNNNNNNNNNNNNNNNNNNNNNNNNNNNNNNNNNNNNNNNNNNNNCCACTGCCACCACCTCGTCGTCGCCATCCACCGAAGAAGCTCATGAAGAGCAAGATGGGGTTCTTCAGCTTGCGAGTGAAGTCGTCCGGTAACTTTGGCGTCGAGTTCTCCGATGTCGGCCGGCGCTTCTGGCTCGGCACCTACACCATTGCCAACAAGGCCGCACGTGCGTACGAGTGGCAGTGTGGCGTGCCGGGAGGCCAAAGACAGACCTCAACTTCACGAAGATTGAGACCCGGGCGGATGCGGAGTTCCTCGTGCCAGAGGGTATACGGATGGAGTAgataacgaagaagaagaagacaaagaagaGGCCGGCCATTGTCGTTGCTTCCGGCGGTAGCGACGAGGCGGCGATGGCAAGGTTCACACGGGAGCATCCGGAGTATGTTCAAGCCGAGCAGGAGCACTTCTGGAAGCGCAAGGCGGCGATGGCAAGGTTCGCACGGGAGCATCCGGAGTATGTTCAAGCTGAGCAGGAGCATTTCTGGAAGCGCGAGGCCGAGCGGAAGAAGAAGAATGAGGTGAAGAAGGACGACGACACCATCCCTCGACGGTGATCCATGTCGAGTCCtcggaggaggaggacaaggagtTCTAGGGGCCCTTAGGTGAGGACGACGAGGAGTGTTGCATGCTCTCGGAGGAGGACGACTAGTTTGATGGATGTAGTAGATTGAATTAGTTGTAGTAGTTGtttaatttattttaaaatttagAAATATGTTTGAATTATGTTTCAAATGAAGTAGTAGTGAAGTTTCTAGTCTCTACATCTCCACTTTGCATCATCTATTGGAATTGAAGTATTAAATCATCAATATACATTATGTGTTGGAACTACCTCTTTGTTAGAGATGTAAATTACACTTTCtgatgatgtaaattttacatcttctAATTTTACATATTTAAATTTGCATCATATATTGAAGATGCTTGCGCGGGACCGCGGATTGAAGAGCAAGCGTCCGGCCACACTTCCGTCGTCTCGTCTCCGCCACTTTCATGCTGCGAACATTCTCTCCTCGCGTTGGAAGCACGGGCGAAGCCGCTCGCGGGAAGTCGATTGTTTGGGGCGCACGGCCGGCCTTCGATCGCCAGTTGCGCCTACGCACGCGCTGATGCGTTCACGCGACCGCGCGGTGCCTGAcagtgacaggtgggccccacggggaGCTCCGGAGGTGTTCACTGGGGGTCAGCGTCACTGGTCACGGAGGAAGGAATGAGTAGCTTTCGCGTGCGGAGGAATAGTCGTCGCTGTCGGGTTCCCATGCGCGCAATGCTGCCATGCCTTTGCTTGTCAGCGCACACGGCAGCTTTCCTCTTCTCGGCATCTCATTGCttttgtatgcctgtccccatgagaATCGTGTTTTGCAAATGGGTAGGAAATTGGAGCTTCCCCACTGCAATGTGATGTGTGCATACTAGCGAGCACTAGCAAGTGTGGCAACAATATATCCAAGTCACTTCAGATTTTTCGTAGTACTCATTATTAACGGGACAACCAGTTCACTTTTTAGTATATTTATGTATGCAGTTCGACACTTACGACTTCTCCAGCATGTCAAAATAATATTGACAAATACTAGTAATTTTTAAGTAGCGCATGTGCATGTTCACAATTGGACAGGAAGCAAGGGACTAGAGTGACAAGTCCTGTCTCCTTTTCTTATCACTTCTCCTATGCTCACCACCCACTTCTATATATACGCCACCATCCTTTTTAATCTCGACATCCAAAGTTCTAACGAACTCGAAAGAAAAATCTCACTTTCTCACACTACACAACCGCAAAGAAACCATGGGCGCCAAGGTTTCCAGCAGTTCCAACCACCGAGGCAGCCTGTCGGAGCAGGCACACCAGCCGGCGTCCGTCAGGGTCATCGCCGCCGACGGCTCGCTGAAGGAGCTCCCTGCCACTCCCCGCGTCGCCGTCTCCGACGTTCTCGCCGGCGAGGCCGCCTCCTTCTTCGTGTGCAACTCCGACGCGCTCTACTTCAACGAGCCCCCACCGGCGCTGGCCTCCGACGAGCTGCTCCGGCCGGGACAAATATACTTCCTGCTCCCGGCGGCGGTTCTCACACGGCCGCTCTCGAGCGCCGACATGGCCGCGCTGGCCGTGCGCGCGGGCGCCAAAAGGCCTGAGCGGCGCGGCGGCAAGAAGAACCTTCGCGTCGTGCCGGTGCGCGAGGAGGTGGAAGACTGCGAGGACGTCATGTTCAACGAGAAGCTTAACGAGCGGACCCTCGGGGAGTTCGCGGTGTCGGTGAGTCCGGCGAAGAAGAGCAACGGGAAGCTCGCCGCGCGGTCGCGGCTGAGGCTGAAGCGGGCTCTGAGCATCATAGAGGAGGCTGCTGACTGACTCAAGCATTTCTCCAAGAGAAAAACAGTGCTTTTGATTTTTGTTCCTCCAATTTGGAACCATTCTTAATTCCTGAGGCCCAACGGCCTAGGCCTAAGTCAATAGTATTGAACTGATTTTTGTAGATTTAGAGGGGAAAGTGATTGTAAATATCTCCCGGTGGCAAAAGCTATCATGAATGCCAAAAACTGATTCTTGACTTGTTACCTACTAATCTGCATGGTATTTTGTTTATTTGCGCAAAATTTATATGGTATATTTTTTTTTCTGCTTTACCTGCTACGATGCAAGTACTGTAAATGTCACTGTCTCTGCATATGCATTTTGACATGCGGAGGTACTCGTCTCACAAATTTACGGTCGTGATGTATGCAAGTATCCGCAATATAATGGTGCACTTCTTATAGCCAAAGAATCCAACCGTTCTTACGGCATTCTTCTTTAAAATGAAATAGTCATCGTAGGACTCCACGTCATTGTAGAGGAGTGAAAAAGGAATCGATGACAACTAGGCATCCATAAGTGTCAAATACACATGCGCCATGTTCCAATTCAGTGGATGGCCCTTGATCGAAACCCTTAAAATTGAGAACATGCTCTCCGCCCCACTCGGCGTTTGCAAGCACCGCCTGCATCATCGTCGTTGCATCCGCATAATCTTCCTCAATAGACGAGTCGTCGGATGACGCAACATAGTGCTTGTATATGTACTTCATGTCCGAAACCATTGCTTCGAAGAGGAGACAAAAAATTAGCATAGGCATTGCACCAAACACTTTTCAAAAGTGGTGGCCTACGTATGGGCTGATGATACCTGCGCGACGGACCTGTAGACGGGAAAGTTTGCAATACAATAAAAGTTGTATTGATGGGGtgctggtgcacgtatatataataTA from Triticum dicoccoides isolate Atlit2015 ecotype Zavitan chromosome 6A, WEW_v2.0, whole genome shotgun sequence encodes:
- the LOC119318975 gene encoding uncharacterized protein LOC119318975 → MGAKVSSSSNHRGSLSEQAHQPASVRVIAADGSLKELPATPRVAVSDVLAGEAASFFVCNSDALYFNEPPPALASDELLRPGQIYFLLPAAVLTRPLSSADMAALAVRAGAKRPERRGGKKNLRVVPVREEVEDCEDVMFNEKLNERTLGEFAVSVSPAKKSNGKLAARSRLRLKRALSIIEEAAD